GCAGAATGTATTAATTACCAAATAGCCTAATGGTGCAGAGAAAAAAGCAAGAATGATGTATCAGCTAAAACAAGACTCATGATTATTATTCCATGGAAAATGAGATGAAAAGTCTGCAAAGCTCTGTCCGCAATGGGCTTCTTAAGTCTTAACCACATTTGACCAGATATATTCTTTAGTACGAATTTCCAGAAGTGAGCTACGACAGCCTGTTTCTAGTTTTCTACATTAGGTGGGAATAAGTCCCCAAGGTCCTGATATGGAAGAACTAGAGTCATAATACCTGAACAGCCTAAAAACTGTCGACATAAATGTGCTAGTTTACCTACCATATGCAACTTTCCCAAGTTTGTAATAAGCAATGAATGTCTGTTACAGTACCATAGCACTGAACAACAGTAGTTGCTCATACGAACACAGTGAGAAACACTATAGCAAGAAAATCAGGATAAGTAAAGAAGCAAAGCACTATAAATAAAAAAATCCTTTTGCTCAAGAAATCCTTCATAATTATAATATGTATTCTAGTAATATGTAGCATGTTGTAGAGAAGACATGATTGATGAGAATAAATGGCAAGGCACGGCATTTAACCTATAACTGGATACATATGTAGATGATTCCAATCTCACATTAGAAGAAAACAAAAGGACAATAAAGAGCTTCAACGATCAATCGATAACTGAATTGACACATCAATGCAAATAAGTCAGGGAACTGCAAGCAATAAAATCTGTTGCAAGGCCATAACAATATTTTGGTAAGAATGCAACAAAAGCATAAATGGCAATGCATGGTCACATATGTCACGCTTCATAACTGGCTAGTCTCATCACCTTGACTTAACAAGAGGAAAAATTACTTAAACTAGCTTTCCCAGCATTCACAAACCAAAAGACCAAAAAGAAGTGTCACCATAGCTGACTAGAAAGATCCATGCAAATGAACCACACCCAGAGAACTGTGTACAGGGAATAGCATGTGCAGGAAAAGTAAAAGCAGAACATGAATCGGTGACAGCAATTACCATGATATGCAGTCTCTCGGCGTTGGGGAAGCACCTGAGGAAGGTAGGCACCTTCCTGACATCACTGTGAACTCCAAAACGCACATTGAAACTCAGAACCTTGACGCTTGTGAGCATGGTACTTGCGCTCGTCCTTATCCCAGGCTGAAATTCGCCCAATTCAAGATTGAAGAATCACACATTGAGTCATCAGTTCAGTTGGACATAACTGCTAACCGAACAAGTGGAAAGAGTTGAGACGGGGGGTGTACCATACCATGATGACGGTGTCTCGGATCTCCAGGACCTGACCTGGTTCCAAGTATCCCAAAACGCGCAGCTTGGGGGCATCGGCTATCCTGAGTTTGGTGTACAAGCCACGAGCAGCATTGGGGGATGATCGATACATGACGAGGCGCTCGAGGAGTGGAGCCTTGACCACTTGGATGTGCTCGATGCTCGACATGGAAATTTGCACGCACCGTAGGCTGTCGCTGACGATGCGGAGACGCATTTCCTCCATGCATCCCAGGATGTTGAGGATCTCCAGCACGGGGCTCCTGGCGACGAGGCATTCGACGTCGCCGCGCTTCATGAAGACGCAGCAGATGCCGAGCTCGCGGAGGTGGGGAAAGGAGGCGCCGCGCAGCACGGCCGTGTCGGGCAACTTCCACTGGCCGAGGTAGAGGCGGGTGAGGGTGGCGATGCTGAAGAGCGCGGCGGGGAGGGGCAGGTCGCGCGGCCACGGGCGGTTGACGAGCACGAGGTCCTCGACGCCCTTGTCGGCGAGGAGCTGGAGCCAGCGCGCGAGCTGGGGGCGGTAGAGGCTCATGTTGGTGCAGACGAGGCGGACGCAGTGGACGGGCCCCGGGTGCGCCTCGAGGATGTGGGAGACGGCGGCGGTGATGGCGGGCGAGTTGGCCGGCGTCAAGGGCCAGCGGTGGCCTTTGGGGAGGAGGTGGGcgtcgtggaggaggaggggcgtgGAGAGCCAGAGCGGGCGCCAGCGGGAGGAGAGGACGGCGGTGCGGGCGGCGTCCTTGACGGGGAGGCGGGAGACGATGCCGCGCAGGAGCTCGCGGGGGAGGGTGCTGAGGCGGTCGACGGCGCTGGAGTGGTCGTCGGCGAGGGCGAGGGGTGGGGGGAGGCGCGGGCAGTCGTAGATGGGGAAATCGGGGAGGTTGGTGTAGATGAGCCGTAGCATGAACTCCATGGTTTGGTCCAGCTCGTGAGGATCAGCGCCCTGGAGCCGTGCCGCGGCCGCCGTCGCTGGGTCGACGTTGGTGAACGGTGTCCGGCCGGCCATGGTCGCCGGAGACTGCGAGGGTTTGGGGTTTCTGTGAGTGTCCGAGTGTGGAGGCGGATAGTCGGCTGTGTGGTGGACCTAACCTAGGGTTTCGTTGTTTGGTTGGGCCAGATTCCGACATATGTTGCTCGCGGGCCACTTTGgttctttcttttttgttttcgAGATACCCACTTGGTGCACATGCTCATCAGTGCTCCCTCTACTTTTAgattttttaaaaatttaaaCCTCACATTTCTATTTCTTTAAAAATTATAACcataaatatgtagatagatatgTATAGTAGGCTACGCAAAAAAGTTTCGGTAAAAAATACTTTTGATTTTGAGAAATACAAAATAAATAGATTTCTAACAAAAATATATACTATTTTAATAATATTGTACTACCATTTGCTGTCacaatttgtcttttttatattTTTCAAAATGCAACGTACTTTTTAACGGGACTTTTTTTGCATACTCCCACACTATAcatatctatctatatatttaacATCATAATTTCTAGAAACATAGAAGTGTGAGGTTTTAAAATTTCGAAAATCTGAAATTGGAGGGAGCAGTGGTCCCATGTGtcaatgtcaacacccggatttttaagtccagatgcctattatgacattcctcgcaatcccaggaatattgtttttgcgagacataatagattgatatcacagaacatcattcgttacaacacataattgtctttcaacaaaggatcacatgatccattctcattacaataatagttgatttattgatcaattacaaaacacatagcggaagcgaagtagcggttgtggtccatctattccacaggcaactgttgacgtcaggagtggtcctagttgtcgtagacgtcctgctgtctttCTTCCtggttctgatactcctcttcatagtctggccatttgaatagccagggataaagccatgagtactttaaagtactcgcaaactaatactaatgtaagtactatcaactatggtaagggggtgctaagctctagtttcatttgcataaagccagttttatttcacaagcactttagtaaacaaagcctctttatttgcctaacttaactcaagtgagaacattagtgtcattcccacaactctgttgcgattcaaaatcaaagtcacctttcaaactcaagtcacaagtcaccattcatattttggaaaagttctgatgacggagcagtatggcctttccaactgtccatgaccgcggacgcggctattcgaataggtttacactctatagaggtcgtacacttgtgccacaataattgcaatagtccgtcaggggtaactgtccctgatttatcgtacgcagtatgcgaactaccaatcctaacctttcatttacataccctagtataggcacctctccccatgagcttggcctcccagtgaagacaaaccgtcagcccgggaactgcacaggacttggccggacaattcacctcatttcacatcatttcactttcaacggaggcagcctcggcataacccctatgatgcttgttcagagggaacccatactaaaatacataagtttccagttaagccctacccagattcaggtattgtggggatactcaagaattggaatggtatcgcatccgaacccaaccatcagtttttggtaagtttcaccaagtcattcacaagtcatattcaccttcaaaatctttcaatagaatgactcatcattccaaggttttcaaagtcattggttttcacaagttcccatctagagtagacaCTATTGatcttagcactagcaactattcatgaggggtgctaactagcttatatctttctaggctaagtgtgatgctcttgtactactccacatctagaccaagtgaatcatgaatcaaaaataaactttgataaataaaacaaaaagcttgtaaggtaaaaacttgggatagggtcATTAAGCATaagtaatatgtaatggtgccttgctccatgAGAGCTTTGCACATGGGaactttgcaagagtgttagcttgccttggttgaggtggtggtcaaagttctcttctccttcctctgggtagaagacctcctcctcctgatagtctccggtactagcgtctataaacgaatacaaggatgaaatcaccaaacaacacttaagtagacttaattagccataatggctcacacaagatgatctagcatcatcctaATCCATACTCAACCTTAGACTAGGGTTTCTTCTTAGGTTTTGGAAAACAACTCCCCTTATTGaaatgtggattagggtttctctttagtttgggagaaataatttcctctcattgaacatggttaagatttaatttcctcaattcataaaggtgagatcatgttgaccaaggtcaatacttcacatttaccatttgagaaaaatgatttaaatgaggttctatacctcatgtaatttaaatcctatttgatttaagATCCTCAAGTTAGCAAGTATGAGACCAAGCAACAAGGGTCATCAAATTTCTTCATactacttgggaagatgatttaaatgaggtgctacacctcatagatttgaaaacctaaatttggaattgatttaaatgggctggtattgactacatagccaatttttgaatctagcccatgatcatgcacACAACTAAGTCATgtttttgcataatcaattaacAATGTGAaaagtgatttatgagagttggaatcaactcaatatcacttaaggttgatttttaataattgtttgaaaacttaaaagtctctgccttgttattttttcaactttaattctacacaagatctagGGTTGAAACTAGTGGGGTTagatagataatttcacaggctttccaaccatatgaaattcaCTAAAAATGGCCAAGTAGATCTGGAGATATTTGAAATCTAGCAAGGTACCAGTAAGCAACTTAAAGGAAAAACATTAAaacgaaattcaaattcaaacgggggcgggaaacgaagtgggccggcccagctgctgcccgggcctggcgtgcatggcgcatgcacgtcgggcaCGCGCGGAGCGCGCAGATCGTCGGATGacgatccgacggcgctgggccgtcgtcttcctcccgatgCTGCAAGCTTGCGGCGGCGCTAGCGCTCACCTTCGGGCACGGTTTCCGGCGAGGTTTGGTGCGTTCGGCGAGGATTTCCAAGGGCTACAAGAGGGTGTAGGTGTTGGAGGCTGAGGTGGCGAGAAATGGGGCGGCGttgagggatgccgccggtgGCCGTGGCGGGTCTTTGCTCCGGTGAGCggcgaggagggagagagggaggatctaggaggaagagagggaggcTGCGAGTTTGTGTGGTGATGTCCAGGGCGAGGGGCGTGGCTTTTATAGGCGCCGGAGAGGAGGagcgcggcatggccggcatggcgggCGACGTCGTCGGGCACGTCGTGTGTAGTGGTCTCCGGCAGGGCTTTGGCGTCAGCAAGAGAGGTACGGGGTAGAGGAGGACGCGTGCACAGTGGTGGAGTCGCTGGCGTCGTGTACAGGGCGCACGGGGACAATGCCGATGTCGGCGTCCTTCGAGGGCATCGCGTCGTGGCGTTGCCAGGGCGCGCGTGCGGGCCAGCGACCATGTCTGGCAGGTGTGCGGGAGTGAGAGGGTACTGGTGGCGCAGGGTGACGTGCTGGAACGCGGTGTGCACGTGGGGAGAGGGAGGTGTCCACGGGCTGGTGACCATGTGACGTTGGCATAGGTGGTTGGGGTCAAGTCTTGCTCTCCTTGTCTCATGGTCGTGTCTAGTAGGTCCAGCAGAGCAAGGGGAGGCTATGTGAAATGGTTTGGTTGGCTGGAGGTGAGGGGAGAGAGGGTGAGCATGGTGAGTGTCATGAGGGCCGGCATGGCTTGGCATTGTCCAGTTCAATGAGGTACAAGGGGGGGTACAAGGCCTGGCAAGCATGAGTGAGGTGATAGGAGGCTGTTTGGCAAGGCTAGCATGGTGCAAGTGGTCTAGGGTGTGCACCATTAAATTATGTCAAAGTGCATGTGACATAGtcatggcatggtggtctttgtgtcatggtggtcttgtctacttgacgatgtcaaagctaagTGATGGCATGGTGAGTGGGTAGAGGTACTAGGCACTATAGATGAGCTCAAGGTTGAAAAAGGTGTTGGTACATAGTGGTTGGAGTAGGTGTACTTCTATGTAGAAATGGGATTCTCATGTAAAAAACCTCATGTGTGGGTAAAATTTGCTAGGTTTCTTCATGGATGAGCTACTAATGATATTTGGCAGCCATGAGTGGCATTGGCTTGGGATTTGGAAAAGATTTGTGAAGAAATCCAAAATTGGTGGGAATCTAGAATTGGTTTCAAAGTTGCAACTTGGCTTGACTAAATTAAGCAATGGTCAacgatctggtcaaagtggtcaacaccaaagttgttcaccttgatgaggtcttggatgaggtgcaaagagttgagagggtttggtttgaaaatctcctaataaaagggctcaaagtgggtaagatattaaaaaggtcaaaagtgaccattatcacatgccacaaggtttttgatttttctttgatttgattttggtttcattGATTCAAAAAGGACCCTTTTGAGTTTAAAAGagtttccaaaccattggcacaaatttatatggcctaggttaaagattttcaaaaatggccataagccatatgtgagggtttttgcaatttctcaaatctttttctttctttttctttgatccaaaggatcatgGTTTTGGGTTCAATTGAGGTTGTTTGGGTTTACTCATGGTTtccaaccatttgggtaaggtaaatagggcatagaccaattattggagaattagccattagcccacatatgcctcacaatttgttttattttctttttaaaagTTCCTCTTTGGCCTTGAgaagggtagggttagggtttagaaaacatttcaaaatacttcacaCAAGCATTATAGCAAAATtcacaacaattgtgtaggagctCTATGCACCAAACTCAATTGagttaaagtttttgttggctccaatttttggaaaaaggaaattcattttctttcttgttttgaaaatttgggatgttacaaacccttcctccTTAAACAAATcttgtcccgagattttaagaaaagttaggttcctaagagagattgagcacttggattaacaggaaaacatgattggcatggcctgaggtgcttctggtgcttctgttgcattcatgtggtagaggcggccgttggggttgttctggttccttctggcggcgaagcgacgctgttgctgggcaggtgcagtggtattgggggcagtctttgcaagcttcttggggcattcattggagtaatgacccacagttccacattcatagcaggttatggttgacttgtccttcggggtgacggggatggcattgcttccagtccttgggccagtgttggtgttgttgttgttcccattgttgtggttgctgttggggtgggtgttgttgttgtggctgttgttgttgttgttgcctccgggcttcgggggtcctccattgttgttggtgtagtttgggcggtacatctgagcagttggcttgttgtatcttggggtgaatcctccagaggagttgttgcggtacttctgggcattgttgggcccattctggttcatcattcttctcttgcgattcttgttggcttgatgcagcttcccttccatctggatggctgagtccaccagggcttccaagtcatcgaacggaatgttcactaacaccgattgcatctcatcatgcagtccgttcagaaatctttccttcctcttctcattggtgtcggtctcatccggggcgtaccttgacagagtaagaaacctgtcacggtattccaccacggacatctgcTTTCCACAAccagcgcgtggttgacgtgggtgtagtagcttccttgtgacggtaaagcactcgtccgttgggaaccccaagaggaaggtatgatgtgtacagcagcaagttttccctcagtacgaaaccaaggtttatcgaaccagtaggtgtcaagaagcacgttgaaggttgttggtgacggagtgtagtgcggcgcaacaccagggattccggcgccaacatggaacctgcacaacacaatccaagtactttgccccaacttaacagtgaggttgtcaatctcaccggcttgctgtaacaaaggattagatgtatagtgtggatgatgattgtttgcaaagaacagtaaaacgagtattgcagtagattgtatttgatgtaaaagaatggatcggggtccacagttcactagtggtgtctctcccataagaataagcatgttgggtgaacaaattacagttgggcaattgacaaataaagagagcataacaatgcacatacatgttatgatgagtagtgtgagatttaattgggcattacgacaaagtacatagaccgctatccagcatgca
This region of Lolium perenne isolate Kyuss_39 chromosome 2, Kyuss_2.0, whole genome shotgun sequence genomic DNA includes:
- the LOC127331337 gene encoding putative F-box/FBD/LRR-repeat protein At5g44950 is translated as MAGRTPFTNVDPATAAAARLQGADPHELDQTMEFMLRLIYTNLPDFPIYDCPRLPPPLALADDHSSAVDRLSTLPRELLRGIVSRLPVKDAARTAVLSSRWRPLWLSTPLLLHDAHLLPKGHRWPLTPANSPAITAAVSHILEAHPGPVHCVRLVCTNMSLYRPQLARWLQLLADKGVEDLVLVNRPWPRDLPLPAALFSIATLTRLYLGQWKLPDTAVLRGASFPHLRELGICCVFMKRGDVECLVARSPVLEILNILGCMEEMRLRIVSDSLRCVQISMSSIEHIQVVKAPLLERLVMYRSSPNAARGLYTKLRIADAPKLRVLGYLEPGQVLEIRDTVIMPGIRTSASTMLTSVKVLSFNVRFGVHSDVRKVPTFLRCFPNAERLHIMSKRCDQPSDNLALNFWEESGPIINVILRINTMSIREFRGDPGEVAFLEYFFRTARVVRTVVVAMANPKSTPFSTDEALSKVEKCSKNTACITLVLRNKGPAGGELWKFKDGADFSFHDPFSVAEVSRKQRSE